The following proteins come from a genomic window of Actinomarinicola tropica:
- a CDS encoding Crp/Fnr family transcriptional regulator, which yields MTDVSFLAGVELFSQLDKSELGRLVEVAERRQLRRGDTLFVEDDASTELYVVVRGRIAIAKKSIDGRESMMALMEQDDLFGEMAFFDGQGRSAEARALEPSEVVVIPYSALKQIYEARPELLWSVTAMLVRRLRSIDDALADSVFLDVTGRTAKRLLELAGDAEEFSLPITQEELAGMVGASRERVNKAIASFIRLGWIEQHDRRYRITDREQLTRRAI from the coding sequence ATGACCGATGTCTCGTTCCTCGCCGGCGTCGAGCTGTTCTCCCAGCTCGACAAGTCGGAGCTCGGCCGCCTCGTCGAGGTGGCCGAGCGTCGCCAGCTGCGGCGCGGCGACACGCTGTTCGTCGAGGACGACGCGTCGACCGAGCTCTACGTCGTCGTGCGGGGCCGCATCGCGATCGCGAAGAAGTCGATCGACGGCCGCGAGTCGATGATGGCGCTCATGGAGCAGGACGACCTGTTCGGCGAGATGGCCTTCTTCGACGGCCAGGGGCGCTCGGCGGAGGCCCGGGCCCTCGAGCCGTCCGAGGTCGTCGTCATCCCCTACTCGGCCCTGAAGCAGATCTACGAGGCCCGCCCCGAGCTGCTGTGGAGCGTCACCGCCATGCTGGTGCGTCGGCTGCGGAGCATCGACGACGCCCTCGCCGACTCGGTGTTCCTCGACGTCACGGGCCGCACGGCGAAGCGCCTGCTCGAGCTGGCCGGCGACGCCGAGGAGTTCTCCCTCCCGATCACCCAGGAGGAGCTGGCCGGGATGGTCGGCGCCTCCCGTGAGCGGGTCAACAAGGCCATCGCCTCGTTCATCCGGCTCGGGTGGATCGAGCAGCACGACCGCCGGTACCGCATCACGGACCGGGAGCAGCTCACCCGCCGTGCCATCTGA
- a CDS encoding DUF3263 domain-containing protein: MALTERDRAILDFERSWWSESGPKELAIRERFELSTTRYYEVLGELLDSPEAMEHDPLVVRRLRRLRDRRRRERTEGRVAERPGL, encoded by the coding sequence ATGGCACTCACCGAACGGGATCGCGCGATCCTCGACTTCGAGCGGTCCTGGTGGTCCGAGTCCGGACCGAAGGAGCTCGCCATCCGCGAGCGGTTCGAGCTGTCGACCACCCGTTACTACGAGGTCCTCGGCGAGCTGCTCGACTCTCCCGAGGCGATGGAACACGACCCCCTCGTCGTGCGTCGGCTCCGCCGGCTCCGCGATCGTCGGCGCCGCGAGCGCACCGAGGGCCGCGTCGCCGAGAGGCCCGGCCTGTGA
- a CDS encoding helix-turn-helix domain-containing protein, with translation MTPTTRERIITAAEELFAERGIDAVSLREINRAAGAKSAVAVQYHFDDRAGVLRAILDKHRAAVDTARHAVLDHLEAEATPSLRDMAGALVRPLAAKLGDPDGGPAYLQINAELVHEAKPLVDPTDAAAPAPGRARNSLHRWRAAVEPLLDPQAVELHRRFAAIRFSAVELGRRAATAPHRDDRLFVEQLVDLTCGLLAAPLSEETRRLAGERPRRRAAS, from the coding sequence GTGACGCCGACGACGCGCGAGCGGATCATCACCGCCGCCGAGGAGCTCTTCGCCGAGCGGGGCATCGACGCCGTCAGCCTCCGCGAGATCAATCGCGCCGCGGGGGCGAAGAGCGCGGTGGCCGTCCAGTACCACTTCGACGACCGTGCCGGGGTGCTGCGGGCCATCCTCGACAAGCACCGGGCCGCCGTCGACACGGCACGCCACGCCGTGCTCGACCACCTGGAGGCCGAGGCGACGCCGTCCCTGCGGGACATGGCCGGCGCACTGGTCCGCCCCCTCGCCGCCAAGCTCGGCGACCCCGACGGCGGACCCGCCTACCTGCAGATCAACGCCGAGCTCGTCCACGAGGCCAAGCCGCTCGTCGACCCGACCGACGCCGCTGCGCCGGCACCGGGCCGCGCCCGCAACAGCCTGCACCGGTGGCGCGCTGCGGTCGAGCCGCTGCTCGACCCCCAGGCCGTCGAGCTGCACCGCCGCTTCGCCGCCATCCGCTTCAGCGCGGTCGAGCTCGGGCGCCGCGCCGCGACCGCCCCGCACCGCGACGACCGGCTGTTCGTCGAGCAGCTCGTCGACCTCACGTGCGGACTGCTCGCCGCCCCTCTGTCCGAGGAGACGCGCCGATTGGCCGGCGAGCGTCCGCGACGGCGCGCCGCGAGCTGA
- a CDS encoding acyl-CoA dehydrogenase family protein — MAWDFSTEPEFQEQLDWVARFCEEELEPLELVFPGASRSRDPKIKAIVDPLKQQVKDRGLWALFLDEDLGGPGFGQVKLALLNEILGKYPSAPAMFGTAAPDTGNMELVAAYGTEEQKEKWLYPLMNQELRSAYSMTEPQGGSDPDLFVTTAVRDGDEWVINGEKWFTSAGAFADLIFLMCKNGIFVIPKGTPGVEIMPNSPIAHSHIRYTDVRVPLDHLLGPENGGKVLAQRRLGGGRIHHAMRAIAQCHRAFDMMCERALSREAHGKVVAEHQMVQEAIADCYAEIKMLRLLILETAWVIDNSSTQEARTQIAATKYTAAKVLRDVAYKAMHVLGSLGTTNLTPLKAMWDGAPTMSVMDGVDEVHKVTVARNVLKGYRPHEGLWPTEYIPAKAEKAREKFQPLLDSDPELKEMAEKMARRQAFVRG; from the coding sequence ATGGCATGGGATTTCTCCACCGAGCCCGAGTTCCAGGAGCAGCTCGACTGGGTCGCACGATTCTGCGAGGAGGAGCTCGAGCCCCTCGAGCTGGTCTTCCCCGGCGCGTCCCGCTCCCGCGACCCGAAGATCAAGGCCATCGTCGACCCGCTGAAGCAGCAGGTGAAGGACCGCGGGCTGTGGGCGCTCTTCCTCGACGAAGACCTCGGCGGCCCGGGCTTCGGCCAGGTCAAGCTCGCCCTCCTCAACGAGATCCTCGGCAAGTACCCGTCGGCGCCGGCGATGTTCGGCACCGCCGCCCCCGACACCGGGAACATGGAGCTCGTCGCCGCCTACGGCACCGAGGAGCAGAAGGAGAAGTGGCTGTACCCGCTCATGAACCAGGAGCTGCGGTCGGCCTACTCGATGACCGAGCCCCAGGGCGGATCCGACCCGGACCTCTTCGTCACCACCGCCGTCCGCGACGGCGACGAGTGGGTCATCAACGGCGAGAAGTGGTTCACCAGCGCCGGGGCCTTCGCCGACCTCATCTTCCTCATGTGCAAGAACGGGATCTTCGTCATCCCGAAAGGCACCCCGGGCGTGGAGATCATGCCGAACAGCCCCATCGCCCACAGCCACATCCGCTACACGGACGTGCGCGTCCCGCTCGACCACCTGCTCGGCCCCGAGAACGGCGGCAAGGTGCTGGCCCAGCGTCGCCTCGGCGGTGGCCGCATCCACCACGCCATGCGGGCCATCGCCCAGTGCCACCGGGCCTTCGACATGATGTGCGAGCGGGCACTCAGCCGAGAGGCGCACGGCAAGGTCGTCGCCGAGCACCAGATGGTCCAGGAGGCGATCGCCGACTGCTACGCCGAGATCAAGATGCTGCGGCTGCTCATCCTCGAGACGGCCTGGGTGATCGACAACTCGAGCACCCAGGAGGCCCGCACCCAGATCGCGGCCACCAAGTACACCGCCGCGAAGGTGCTGCGCGACGTGGCGTACAAGGCGATGCACGTCCTCGGCTCGCTCGGCACCACGAACCTCACGCCCCTCAAGGCCATGTGGGACGGCGCGCCGACGATGAGCGTCATGGACGGCGTCGACGAGGTCCACAAGGTCACCGTCGCCCGCAACGTCCTGAAGGGCTACCGCCCCCACGAGGGCCTGTGGCCGACCGAGTACATCCCCGCCAAGGCCGAGAAGGCGCGGGAGAAGTTCCAGCCGCTGCTCGACAGCGACCCGGAGCTGAAGGAGATGGCCGAGAAGATGGCCCGTCGCCAGGCGTTCGTGCGCGGCTGA
- a CDS encoding DUF402 domain-containing protein, with the protein MSDAAARRIWIERRRWPDRPQSRARGYLLGHDEHGTWLGLPAGHEVLRGDAVLYRGPNPVVMCIPDDGWWVANWYDGAVELFVDVTTPARWFDDTVVLVDLDYGVMVQQGAARLVDAERFEEQRLLYEYPSTIEAGARAAASDVLALADAGTPPFALEVASGWFAMLRVVTDGAANGG; encoded by the coding sequence GTGAGCGACGCGGCGGCACGGCGGATCTGGATCGAGCGACGGCGGTGGCCCGACCGGCCCCAGTCGAGGGCGAGGGGCTACCTCCTCGGCCACGACGAGCACGGCACCTGGCTGGGGCTGCCCGCCGGGCACGAGGTGCTCCGGGGTGACGCCGTGCTCTACCGGGGGCCCAACCCCGTCGTCATGTGCATCCCCGACGACGGCTGGTGGGTGGCGAACTGGTACGACGGCGCCGTCGAGCTGTTCGTCGACGTGACGACGCCGGCCCGGTGGTTCGACGACACCGTCGTCCTCGTCGACCTCGACTACGGCGTCATGGTGCAGCAGGGCGCGGCCCGGCTCGTCGACGCCGAGCGGTTCGAGGAGCAGCGGCTGCTCTACGAGTACCCGTCGACGATCGAGGCCGGGGCGCGCGCTGCCGCCTCCGACGTGCTGGCCCTCGCCGACGCCGGGACGCCGCCGTTCGCCCTGGAGGTGGCGAGCGGGTGGTTCGCGATGCTGCGCGTCGTCACCGACGGAGCGGCGAACGGCGGTTGA
- the ispF gene encoding 2-C-methyl-D-erythritol 2,4-cyclodiphosphate synthase → MELRIGHGIDVHRFSDDPARPLVLGGVRFEGETGLAGHSDADAVVHAAIDALLGAAGLGDIGMHFPDTDPTWSGADSARLLAATLDQVRADGWAVANVDCTVVLERPKLAPRRDEMQRRMTEMVGAPVSIKATRAEGLGAIGAAEGVVCTAVALLRRDEGQGR, encoded by the coding sequence GTGGAGCTCCGGATCGGCCACGGCATCGACGTCCATCGGTTCAGCGACGACCCCGCGCGCCCGCTGGTGCTCGGCGGGGTGCGCTTCGAGGGCGAGACGGGCCTCGCGGGACACAGCGACGCCGACGCCGTCGTCCACGCCGCCATCGATGCGCTGCTCGGGGCCGCGGGCCTCGGCGACATCGGCATGCACTTCCCCGACACCGATCCCACGTGGTCCGGTGCGGACAGCGCACGCCTCCTGGCCGCGACGCTCGACCAGGTCCGAGCCGACGGTTGGGCGGTGGCCAACGTCGACTGCACCGTCGTGCTCGAGCGGCCGAAGCTCGCCCCCCGGCGGGACGAGATGCAGCGCCGCATGACCGAGATGGTCGGTGCGCCGGTGTCGATCAAGGCCACCCGCGCCGAGGGCCTCGGCGCCATCGGGGCGGCCGAGGGCGTCGTGTGCACCGCGGTGGCGCTACTCCGACGAGACGAAGGACAGGGACGCTGA
- a CDS encoding LytR C-terminal domain-containing protein yields MSAARRGGPPSNAAARGGVLILVAVVIGALLLSRGFSEDGGLIAAEGDDTTETTVPTDATDTTEPVDDGTETTDTSAGEGTEDTTPTSEVRPNNEIRFTVLNGSGVSGAAGSISTELNALNYVPVAADNVPGSGRADESAIYYVDGWQAEAQQVATDLGVDPSVARSIAEIPFEFDPGDATILVVLGVDEVIAPS; encoded by the coding sequence GTGAGCGCGGCCCGGCGCGGCGGCCCGCCGTCCAACGCCGCCGCCCGCGGCGGGGTGCTCATCCTCGTCGCCGTGGTCATCGGCGCGCTGCTGCTCAGCCGCGGGTTCTCCGAGGATGGCGGCCTCATCGCCGCCGAGGGGGACGACACGACCGAGACGACGGTCCCGACCGATGCCACCGACACCACCGAGCCGGTCGACGACGGGACCGAGACGACCGACACCAGCGCCGGCGAGGGCACCGAGGACACCACCCCCACCTCCGAGGTGCGGCCGAACAACGAGATCCGCTTCACCGTCCTGAACGGCTCCGGCGTCTCGGGTGCGGCCGGCTCGATCAGCACCGAGCTCAACGCCCTCAACTACGTGCCGGTCGCCGCCGACAACGTGCCGGGCAGCGGCCGGGCCGATGAGAGCGCCATCTACTACGTCGACGGCTGGCAGGCCGAGGCCCAGCAGGTCGCCACCGACCTCGGCGTCGATCCGTCGGTCGCCCGCTCCATCGCCGAGATCCCCTTCGAGTTCGATCCCGGCGACGCCACGATCCTCGTCGTCCTCGGCGTCGACG
- a CDS encoding multicopper oxidase domain-containing protein — translation MATPRPERLNAFSIFAALAGLAGFALAALAVIVVTVKDDGVGASAVGAATAEMTHVSVSLSEFTIDMPTEIPAGAMLDVTNAGSAVHNLAVKDTDLTTPDLNAGETAMLDTSALAPGDYTVVCTIAGHEAAGMVLDITISESATVPVAADGGEAAGGHGSDGAEMTEEEADRLDELMMASMNAFPAETEGVGNLPLEPVEVDGDVKVFELEASIIEWEVEPGKFVDAWAYNGQVPAPWIDLEVGDTARFVVTNNTPLGTDVHWHGITVPNDQDGVAPYTQEIIKSGETYTYEFTVVEEMVGMYHAHAHSQVSVPNGMFGAFTVGDVDLPLGRTINDVTIPEQIDLALEMPMVLNDAGVIGYSLNGKSFPATAPIVLEEGDWFLMHYLNEGLQSHPMHLHGVRQLVVAKDGIPLAEPYWVDTLNVAPGERYSVLVHASEPGTWVFHCHILSHVEKEDGMFGMVTAMVVNEA, via the coding sequence GTGGCAACCCCCCGCCCCGAACGCCTGAACGCGTTCTCGATCTTCGCCGCCCTGGCCGGCCTGGCCGGCTTCGCCCTCGCGGCGCTCGCCGTGATCGTCGTCACCGTGAAGGACGACGGCGTCGGCGCCTCCGCCGTAGGTGCGGCGACCGCAGAGATGACCCACGTGTCGGTGTCGCTGAGCGAGTTCACGATCGACATGCCGACCGAGATCCCCGCCGGTGCGATGCTCGACGTCACCAACGCCGGCTCGGCGGTGCACAACCTGGCCGTCAAGGACACCGACCTCACCACCCCCGACCTGAACGCCGGTGAGACGGCCATGCTCGACACGTCGGCGCTGGCCCCGGGCGACTACACCGTCGTCTGCACGATCGCCGGCCACGAGGCTGCCGGGATGGTGCTCGACATCACCATCTCCGAGTCGGCCACGGTGCCCGTCGCCGCTGACGGCGGCGAGGCCGCCGGTGGCCACGGCTCGGACGGCGCCGAGATGACCGAGGAGGAAGCCGACCGGCTCGACGAGCTGATGATGGCCTCGATGAACGCGTTCCCCGCCGAGACCGAGGGCGTCGGCAACCTGCCGCTCGAGCCCGTCGAGGTCGACGGCGACGTGAAGGTCTTCGAGCTCGAGGCGTCGATCATCGAGTGGGAGGTCGAGCCGGGCAAGTTCGTCGACGCCTGGGCCTACAACGGCCAGGTGCCCGCCCCGTGGATCGACCTCGAGGTCGGCGACACTGCCCGCTTCGTCGTCACCAACAACACCCCGCTCGGCACCGACGTCCACTGGCACGGCATCACCGTCCCGAACGACCAGGACGGCGTCGCTCCCTACACCCAGGAGATCATCAAGTCGGGCGAGACCTACACCTACGAGTTCACGGTCGTCGAGGAGATGGTGGGCATGTACCACGCCCACGCCCACAGCCAGGTCTCGGTCCCGAACGGCATGTTCGGCGCCTTCACGGTCGGCGACGTCGACCTGCCGCTCGGCCGCACCATCAACGACGTCACCATCCCCGAGCAGATCGACCTGGCCCTCGAGATGCCGATGGTCCTGAACGACGCCGGCGTGATCGGCTACTCGCTCAACGGCAAGTCGTTCCCGGCCACGGCGCCGATCGTCCTCGAGGAGGGCGACTGGTTCCTCATGCACTACCTGAACGAGGGCCTCCAGTCGCACCCGATGCACCTCCACGGCGTCCGCCAGCTCGTCGTCGCCAAGGACGGCATCCCGCTGGCCGAGCCCTACTGGGTGGACACCCTGAACGTCGCCCCCGGCGAGCGGTACTCGGTGCTGGTCCACGCCAGCGAGCCCGGCACCTGGGTGTTCCACTGCCACATCCTCTCCCACGTGGAGAAGGAGGACGGGATGTTCGGCATGGTGACGGCGATGGTCGTGAACGAGGCCTGA
- a CDS encoding MarR family winged helix-turn-helix transcriptional regulator: MPSDRPQVVEPRWLDGRQQRAWRQIIAGTTLLMDQLERELRAEHGLTLADYEILVHLSEAPERRLRMADLADAASVSRSRLTHRVDRMTAQGLVERAPCPTDRRGTFAVLTPAGFSVIEAAAPTHVAGVRRYVVDPLDPAVLDAAGGALGTVAAAIRAAAEEQDQE; encoded by the coding sequence GTGCCATCTGACCGCCCGCAGGTCGTCGAGCCCCGCTGGCTCGACGGGCGTCAGCAGCGTGCCTGGCGCCAGATCATCGCCGGGACCACCCTGCTCATGGACCAGCTGGAGCGCGAGCTGCGGGCCGAGCACGGGCTCACGCTCGCCGACTACGAGATCCTGGTCCACCTGTCCGAGGCCCCCGAGCGGCGCCTGCGGATGGCGGATCTCGCCGATGCCGCGTCCGTGTCCCGCAGCCGCCTCACCCACCGGGTGGACCGGATGACCGCGCAGGGGCTCGTCGAGCGCGCGCCGTGCCCGACCGATCGGCGGGGCACCTTCGCCGTGCTCACCCCGGCGGGCTTCTCGGTCATCGAGGCCGCCGCGCCGACCCACGTCGCGGGCGTGCGCCGCTACGTCGTCGACCCGCTCGACCCCGCCGTGCTCGACGCCGCGGGCGGGGCGCTCGGCACGGTCGCGGCCGCGATCCGAGCCGCCGCCGAAGAGCAGGATCAGGAGTAG
- the rlmB gene encoding 23S rRNA (guanosine(2251)-2'-O)-methyltransferase RlmB → MAGSGQGRGRGGGRGRSGGRSTRADTPFTRAKKSGAPVGRAGAKAKAKSASSAAGRQRAAAKGAAPAARRPSGDSGAPRRTGPKGLGGDRVEGRQAVRELLLAGRRRVKEVVLSAGMEPADILDDIIDLADELKVPLREVSRTKFDASARTEAPQGVYAEAAPLPEHDLEDLLRPRDGGQPFLIALDGVTDPGNLGALLRTAECAGVSGVVLPRHRAVHVTPTVTKSAAGAVEFLPMTLVGGLPTAITRMQDAGVWVVGLDETGDDRLDGLDLSQPVCLVLGAEGRGLSRLVRQRCDAVAGIPLRGRLNSLNVAAAGAVACFEVARQRT, encoded by the coding sequence ATGGCTGGTTCGGGACAGGGACGTGGGCGCGGCGGCGGCCGGGGACGGTCGGGAGGGCGCTCGACCCGCGCCGACACGCCGTTCACCCGCGCCAAGAAGTCCGGTGCGCCGGTCGGCCGCGCCGGCGCGAAGGCCAAGGCCAAGTCGGCGTCGTCGGCCGCCGGTCGCCAGCGGGCGGCCGCGAAGGGCGCGGCGCCCGCGGCCCGCCGGCCCTCCGGCGACAGCGGTGCCCCCCGTCGCACCGGGCCCAAGGGGCTCGGCGGCGACCGGGTCGAGGGGCGCCAGGCGGTCCGCGAGCTGCTGCTCGCCGGACGTCGCCGGGTGAAGGAGGTCGTCCTCAGCGCCGGGATGGAGCCCGCCGACATCCTCGACGACATCATCGACCTCGCCGACGAGCTCAAGGTCCCGCTGCGCGAGGTGAGCCGCACGAAGTTCGATGCCTCGGCCCGCACCGAGGCCCCCCAGGGGGTCTACGCCGAGGCGGCGCCCCTGCCCGAGCACGACCTCGAGGACCTCCTCCGGCCCCGTGACGGTGGCCAGCCCTTCCTCATCGCCCTCGACGGCGTCACCGATCCCGGCAACCTGGGCGCGCTGCTGCGGACGGCGGAGTGCGCGGGCGTCTCCGGCGTGGTCCTGCCCCGCCACCGGGCGGTGCACGTCACGCCGACGGTGACGAAGTCCGCAGCCGGGGCGGTGGAGTTCCTGCCCATGACCCTCGTCGGCGGCCTGCCGACGGCCATCACCCGCATGCAGGACGCCGGCGTGTGGGTCGTCGGGCTCGACGAGACGGGCGACGACCGCCTCGACGGACTCGACCTCTCCCAGCCGGTGTGCCTGGTGCTCGGGGCCGAGGGGCGGGGGCTCAGCCGCCTGGTGCGCCAGCGCTGCGACGCCGTCGCCGGCATCCCGTTGCGCGGACGGCTCAACTCGCTGAACGTCGCAGCCGCCGGCGCGGTCGCCTGCTTCGAGGTGGCCCGCCAGCGCACCTGA
- a CDS encoding xanthine dehydrogenase family protein molybdopterin-binding subunit, whose amino-acid sequence MSILGNRVLRTEDPKFLTSGGEYVADVELPAGATHVVYVRATMAHARIESIEVDEARAMPGVVDVVTASDLDLDPMPPPFPMIDAAMGQPYLARDVVRYVGEPIAAVIAESEAAALDAAEMVVVDLDPLDTLVDPSTADGSDTLLFPDAGTNVAMAIPSKDAVSFDGCEVVVSQRMVNQRVAAGPIEPRVAAAYWGEDGRLVHYASCQGAHPVRDAICAGLGLEKEQVRVVSPDVGGGFGAKGRSYPEEILLGWLARRVGRPVRWAETRSENMVGMGHGRAQIQDVTIGGRRDGTITAYRLHVLQDAGAYPHMGAVLPFMTRTMLSGVYSFTDTEFDSSSIVTNTTPTAAYRGAGRPEAAAAIERAVDLFAAEIGMDPAEVRFANFLSPDQFPYTTPTGTNYDSGDYATALRTALDAAGYDDLRAEQARRRAAADPVELGIGISVYVEITGGGGGGEYGSVELLPDGKVLAKTGSSPYGQGHHTAWAMLVADRLGLSIEDVTVVHGDTDVVPTGSVTGGSRSVQIAGSSIHDAAGRLSDMAREKAADLLEAASEDVVHDTENRRFHVAGTPARAVSWTEVAEATAAEGNPLVGISDFSQGGATFPFGAHVAVVEVDTETGRVELRRLVAVDDAGTILNPLLAEGQVHGGLAQGAAQALLEEVRYDEYGTPLTANFGDYAIVTATDLPSFERIAMETPTHLNPLGAKGIGESGTIGATPAVHNAVCDALRPRGVTHIDMPCTAEKVWRAIEDARS is encoded by the coding sequence ATGAGCATCCTGGGCAACCGCGTCCTGCGCACCGAGGACCCGAAGTTCCTCACGTCAGGAGGCGAGTACGTCGCCGACGTCGAGCTGCCCGCCGGCGCGACCCACGTGGTCTACGTGCGGGCGACGATGGCCCACGCCCGCATCGAGTCGATCGAGGTGGACGAGGCGCGTGCGATGCCGGGCGTCGTCGACGTCGTCACCGCGTCCGACCTCGACCTCGACCCGATGCCGCCGCCCTTCCCGATGATCGACGCCGCGATGGGTCAGCCGTACCTGGCGCGCGACGTCGTCCGCTACGTCGGTGAGCCGATCGCCGCGGTCATCGCCGAGTCGGAGGCCGCCGCGCTCGATGCCGCCGAGATGGTCGTCGTCGACCTGGACCCCCTCGACACCCTCGTCGACCCCTCGACCGCCGACGGCTCCGACACGCTCCTCTTCCCCGACGCCGGCACCAACGTCGCGATGGCCATCCCGTCGAAGGACGCCGTGTCCTTCGACGGATGCGAGGTCGTCGTCTCCCAGCGGATGGTGAACCAGCGGGTCGCCGCCGGTCCGATCGAGCCTCGCGTCGCCGCGGCCTACTGGGGCGAGGACGGTCGCCTCGTCCACTACGCGTCGTGCCAGGGCGCCCACCCCGTCCGCGACGCCATCTGCGCCGGGCTCGGGCTCGAGAAGGAGCAGGTGCGGGTCGTCTCGCCCGACGTCGGCGGTGGCTTCGGGGCCAAGGGCCGCAGCTACCCCGAGGAGATCCTGCTCGGGTGGCTCGCCCGCCGGGTTGGACGTCCGGTGCGGTGGGCCGAGACGCGGTCGGAGAACATGGTCGGCATGGGCCACGGACGTGCCCAGATCCAGGACGTCACGATCGGCGGGCGGCGCGACGGCACGATCACCGCCTACCGCCTCCACGTCCTCCAGGACGCCGGCGCCTACCCCCACATGGGTGCCGTGCTGCCGTTCATGACCCGCACCATGCTCTCGGGCGTCTACTCCTTCACCGACACCGAGTTCGACTCCTCGTCGATCGTCACGAACACCACGCCCACCGCGGCGTACCGCGGCGCCGGGCGCCCCGAGGCGGCCGCCGCCATCGAGCGCGCCGTCGACCTGTTCGCCGCCGAGATCGGCATGGACCCGGCCGAGGTCCGCTTCGCGAACTTCCTCTCCCCCGACCAGTTCCCCTACACGACGCCCACCGGCACGAACTACGACTCCGGGGACTACGCCACGGCGCTCCGCACGGCCCTCGACGCCGCCGGCTACGACGACCTGCGCGCCGAGCAGGCACGGCGCCGCGCCGCGGCCGATCCCGTCGAGCTCGGCATCGGCATCTCGGTGTACGTCGAGATCACCGGTGGCGGGGGCGGCGGCGAGTACGGCTCGGTCGAGCTGCTCCCGGACGGCAAGGTGCTGGCGAAGACGGGCTCCTCGCCGTACGGGCAGGGCCACCACACGGCGTGGGCGATGCTCGTCGCCGACCGGCTGGGGTTGTCGATCGAGGACGTCACCGTGGTGCACGGCGACACCGACGTCGTCCCCACCGGCTCGGTCACCGGCGGGTCGCGCTCGGTGCAGATCGCCGGCTCGTCGATCCACGACGCCGCGGGCCGCCTGTCCGACATGGCCAGGGAGAAGGCCGCCGACCTGCTCGAAGCGGCGTCCGAGGACGTCGTCCACGACACCGAGAACCGCCGGTTCCACGTCGCCGGCACCCCGGCGCGCGCCGTGTCGTGGACCGAGGTCGCCGAGGCCACCGCCGCCGAGGGCAACCCCCTCGTCGGCATCTCCGACTTCTCCCAGGGCGGCGCCACGTTCCCCTTCGGCGCCCACGTGGCCGTCGTCGAGGTCGACACCGAGACGGGCAGGGTCGAGCTGCGGCGCCTCGTCGCCGTCGACGACGCCGGCACCATCCTCAACCCGCTGCTCGCCGAGGGGCAGGTCCACGGCGGCCTGGCGCAGGGGGCCGCGCAGGCGCTGCTCGAAGAGGTCCGGTACGACGAGTACGGCACACCCCTCACCGCCAACTTCGGCGACTACGCCATCGTCACCGCCACCGACCTGCCGTCGTTCGAGCGCATCGCCATGGAGACCCCGACGCACCTGAACCCGCTCGGCGCGAAGGGCATCGGGGAGTCCGGCACCATCGGCGCCACGCCGGCCGTGCACAACGCCGTCTGCGACGCCCTGCGCCCCCGCGGCGTCACCCACATCGACATGCCCTGCACGGCCGAGAAGGTGTGGCGGGCGATCGAGGACGCCCGCAGCTGA